DNA sequence from the Centroberyx gerrardi isolate f3 chromosome 22, fCenGer3.hap1.cur.20231027, whole genome shotgun sequence genome:
GCCACCAGCTAGATGATGAACTCAATTGTCAAAAACCTGATATCAGTGACCATTCAGCTGGAAGGAGTAGGCTGTGGGGAACTAAGCCTGACGGTGCAAATCTGAAAAATGTGGCTTGGATTTAAGATCTTATTCCGCTAATTTCATTATATTAACGAATTCGGAGAGAAGTGGCAATTTTGGTCAACTTAAGCATCAGCAATTAGCCTATAGGCTATCAATCAATTAATGATTAATCATAACAATGAATTCACAATATTTAACTAATGATCTCAAGTAGAGTTACAGAGACCAGGAGTTTtagaataatttatttttttgaccAATTTTTTGCAATATGCAACcttatataaatgtatatttccATCAGTGCTGTATGGACTCGTCCCGCCCTGTAGTGTTATGAGCATTTCCCATGCAGCTTATTTCCTGATCTTACATCGCCCCACACTGTCTCCTGGTGGGAACCACGACCACAATCTAACAAGGCTCCTCGGTGTGACCtagaaaaacaaatcattttgtaCTCTTCACTTTGCACTGCACCAGCGGCAGCCAAAATAAGCTACTGCAAGTTATGTTGAGGTTAGTTTTAAATTCGCTAAACAAATACTTTTGATCAAATAGGCCTGTCTCTAAGAAATGAAAGAATTGGCCTATTAGACCTCAGTTTTGTCAGATATCAATCAGTGTACTCTTTCGAAATCCAATTTTTAATTTAAAGAAACCATCAACGTAGCTTATTAggctgtaataaaaaaaataaaaacaacacccATAGGCCTTAATTATGCTATAGGACACCTATTGGGCTTGGAAATTATTTCTTAACAACTGAATGACAAACCATGCcagctttttttccctcttaacTCTGAGTTTATTGATAAATCCCTTATTTATAATTCAACACACACTTCTTGAGATCACAGTATAGGCCGGGCCTACGTGTCATTAGGGGTCATGCGACTTTACCAAAAGGATTTGGCTGAACAATGTTGAATTGGTTGGGGTAAATCTGGTTTTCAGTTGTCACCTTATTTCATGCTCGGGAATCTTAAAAGAAGATTAAAAGCCCAAATTCTGGGGAGGAAAACCCCCTTTCTGTGTGCTGGACAGTGTGATCCTAGAGACTGGTATGTGAAGAGCTCCACCAAGGCCAAAATTATTGTCATCAAGACTGACAACAAAGCAGGGAGAGGTGGTAGAAAGAGGGACATTGATGTTGCACAACAGAAAGCATTTAAGAGTCTGGGCCCTCATTTAAATTCAAATCTACAACTCGAGAGGCTTGGAAAAGTGGCTCCACTGGGTAAATAGTAGTTGTGAGTCGCCTATTTGTGTGAATTGTCACATGGAGGTTTCTGCACCTGAGTAAATATGGGAAGAGTAGCTGGGAAAGGCGTAAGTGTTCTTTACCAAGAGTAGCTCGATCCACAAGCTGATTTAGAATAACAATGCCTGCTCTTTATTGGGTTTTTTAATTAAGAATAGATGAGCCAAGGCTTTCAGTTTTCTCGTCTCAGACAACGTGGGCCAAGCCAATACGCATTTGGCATGGAGGAGCCGACAGGCATCATTATGCAAAATGCATATGGCCCACCGTGATGTGGAGGCAGAGAAATACAAATACACGCAAAAAGGAGGGTCCTTCAATGGTTCTTTGATTAGGGAAGTGGTCCTATAGAACTGTAATGACTCAAAGAAACCTctgatttataataataataataataaaaagaaatgtcCCAATAACAACAGTATTAAAAGATTTTTTATACTGCTGATTTGGGACATTTCATGCGCCAttaaagggttctttacagcaccaaaaTGGGTTCTGCTATGGCACAAGCCTATAGAACCGTTTTCTGGTGCTATCAAGAACCCAGTTTTTTGTCAAGAGTGTACCCGTTCACTCAGCTAACAGCATCATGTTTTATTTCAACAGAAAACTCAGTGGCAGCCAAATCAGGCGGCTGCTTCCCCGGCTCCTCTTCCGTCACCCTGCAAGACGGGAGCAAGAAGGCGGTCAAAGACCTGCAGGTCGGCGACAAAGTCCTTGCTGCAGACGACGAGGGAAACCCGATTTACACCGACTTCATCATGTTCCTAGACCAAGATTCGGCGACCAGAAGGCTCTTCTACGTGATCGAAACCGACTCCGAGGAGAAAATCACCCTCACCGCTGCGCATCTCCTCTTCGTCGGCCTCAACTCCACGGATGACCGGATGACCGCGGTCTTCGCGAGCCAAGTCCAAGCCGGGCAGCAAGTGTTTGTCTTTGACGACGCGCAGCATCAACTCAAGCCTGTGACCGTAAAACGGATTTACACGCAAGAGCACGAGGGCTCCTTTGCGCCGGTGACCGTCCAGGGGAGCGTGGTGGTGGACCAGGTGCTTGCGTCCTGTTACGCAGTGATTGAAGACCACGACCTGGCGCACTGGGCCCTGGCACCTGTCAGGCTCGCCCACTGGGTGTCCTCATTGCTTTCCCATTCCCAGCCTCATGTTACTGCACAGAAAGACGGAGTGCACTGGTACTCCAAGATCCTATATCAATTAGGAACATGGCTCTTGGACAGCCACTCGATTCATCCACTTGGGATGTCAATATACCCGAGTTGAAACCTCTACTACAGGAGCAGAATAAGACTAAATGTAGGACAAATGAACAATTCAGTaggttgaaaataaaataataataataataaaacaaaaaaacaaaaaacaagacaaaggcCCCAGCGGAGTTGGGATATTTATTTCAGTGACTTTTCCATGATGTGTCCCCTTTCAAAGAATGAATGGAGCCTTAAAAAGTTTCTCTTTGAATAATTTATTCTCATGCGAACTCGCTGGTGTCACACAAATGGATTCTGAAATGGTGTGACCAGCAAATTGTGCATAATCTATTTTTGTATAtctcaagttaaaaaaaaaaaaagcgcaaAGAGAAAGAAGACCATGTAGAAAGGAGCTAACTTTCTTGACAGGTTGTAATGTTcatatgtgcatatatgtgcaACTGA
Encoded proteins:
- the shha gene encoding sonic hedgehog protein; the protein is MLLWTRIVLVGLVCLSLVSSGMGCGPGRGYGRRRHPKKLTPLAYKQFIPNVAEKTLGASGRYEGKITRNSERFKELTPNYNTDIIFKDEENTGADRLMTQRCKDKLNSLAISVMNQWPGVKLRVTEGWDEDGHHFEESLHYEGRAVDITTSDRDKSKYGTLSRLAVEAGFDWVYYESKAHIHCSVKAENSVAAKSGGCFPGSSSVTLQDGSKKAVKDLQVGDKVLAADDEGNPIYTDFIMFLDQDSATRRLFYVIETDSEEKITLTAAHLLFVGLNSTDDRMTAVFASQVQAGQQVFVFDDAQHQLKPVTVKRIYTQEHEGSFAPVTVQGSVVVDQVLASCYAVIEDHDLAHWALAPVRLAHWVSSLLSHSQPHVTAQKDGVHWYSKILYQLGTWLLDSHSIHPLGMSIYPS